Genomic window (Calorimonas adulescens):
ATGACTTTAAAAATAAAATATTAAAAATAGATGATGAAGCTAAACTTGATGAAATTTTAGTTGCAGTTATTAAAAGTAATTCAATAGATGAGGTATATAAAATGGTATGAGGCTTATTTCGTCGCCTTATACCATTTTATTTTTGCACAAATAATTTTCTGTGGGTAAAAAAGGGCCGAAAACTGTACCATTTTCTTGCATACTCAATTCTTGCATATACTACTTATGGTATGCCACAAGAACTGTCCCCGCTGGCCCTTCTCACTGTTTAATAGGCTTATTACACTAAAATCATTATTTATTATTTATTTCCCTTTCCTTTTTTTGCTGTATTAATTTAAAAACATTAATCATTGGTAGTTTTACTGGAGGAGTTATTCCGGAAAGAGCAGTAACACTTAAAATATAAGCTCTCGATAGCTGCGAAAGCGCTGTTAATCCATTTAACTCTAACATATTAATAAACTCCTCCTTTTTTAGTTTTTGAATATTACCGATAAATGCTCCCTCCATAGTTAAATCAATTTTTAAAAACACTGTTTTTTTAAATTTTGCTTTTATTATAGTTATGAATTCAAGATATCCTGTATACCTATCTTCCAGTTCTTTAATTTCTTTTATTTCGTAATCAAAATCATAAGTAACATTTATCTTTTCCTTATCTATTCTTATATCTCTCGTCTCAATTTTAAAATTGGACACCCTATTCCCAATAAACTGAAAGTCTGCTAATACTTGATTTGAATTAATCATGCACCCACCGCCAATTCTTTTTCTAATATTCTATCTGTTTCATCATTTTGGCTTTCTTCAAAATTAACTGTATCCCAAATTTGTGGTTTGTCATCCTCTTCTCCAAATATTATCTTAAAATTCCAACCTAATTTCTTTGAGATTTTCCACAGCTGTTCAACTGTAGGATTATATTGACCACTTTCAAGTTTTGATACCATAGACTGTTTAATTCCCAATTTTTCAGCAAGCTGTTTTTGTGTCCAATTGTTTTTAACTCTAAATTCAAATATTTTCATAGAAATATCATATAATATATCGTCTAATTCAAATTTTGCCTTTGTCGATTCATCAGCTAATTCATCAATAAGCTTCCATGCATCTCCCAATTCCAATTTATTGCCCATACTAACTCTCCTCCTTATAATTAAATTATATATAATTAAACTAGTCCAAAAGCTCTCTTATTTCATCTAATCTTTCTTGTGCTATATTTATAGCTTCTTTATAACTGCTCTTACTACTAGTCTTTGAATTCTTTTCTTCAAATGTACATAGCAATAATGCAATATTCTGATTATTATATCCAACAAACTTAAAAATTATTCTTATGTTTTTTAACCCCTTAAATTTCATTGAATACAATCCGTCAGTTCTCTTTAAAATTTCAAACCAATCTCTTTTTTTATAACATTCACTTTGATGCTCCTCTAAAAATTTAAGTCTTTGCCTGTACATACTAATAAATTTTTCCTTATATCCGCTATATTCCAAAATATTTTTTAATTCTTCTTCAAATTTAGGATGTGTATAAATTTTGACACTATAATATTGTTCTGGATATATTATATTGTGCAACACTTTCATTTCGTGTCTCCTTACTTATATTATATTACTTATAGGTAATAAAGACAACTATTCTTAATAAAAATATTACTTATAAGTTATTTTGGCTACCTTTATATCTTTGATATACTGATGAAAAAATTTACCATGTGAAGATGCATTCAATAAGCCTTCATAGATGATTTGTGGAACATTATAGTACTGATAAATACCACCATTATTAAATTCAATCTCCAGTGTCTGAGTGGTCTGGTCATAACCTATCGAACGTAAATTACTTGATTGTACATTTTGTCTTTCCATTCTGCATAATCTTCTTTTCTAATATTTTAATAATTTACTCTTTTATATTTCGACAAGATTATTAAAAATCCTCTTTAAAATTATCTAATTTTTAAATTTAAAATTTCAAAGATTATATCAAAAAATTATAGATACAAAAATGAATTGTATGTGAAATTGCCTGCTGCATCATGGCAGAAATACTGGAAGAGCTGTATAAAATGCTTATGTTAAATGAACATCCAAAAATAGATACCATAGGCCATGTATCCATAAATTTAACTGAAAAATCATAGAGACTGCCTTAGAAGAATCTTACCACAATACAGCGTCTGCCATAGAAAAAAATAACCAATGAAAGATTAAGTCACACAGCCATCTGGAATATAATCCAAGAGTGCGACCTATTTCTTAACATACAGGAAGATGATAGACCAAAAAACAGGCAAAAGCAAAAAAATAGATAAGACTGTCTTTACTGACAAATCAGTGCTATGATAAATATAACAGGTTATCTTTATAGTAAGTATGGTGAATACCGTAAAATAGATGAGGAGGTGACCATTATGATCAAAACTCTATATGACCCGGCAATAAAAGAAGAGGGTATTAAAGAAGGTATAAGAAAAGGTATTAAGAAAGGCCGTATTGAAGGCAGAAAAGAAGGCAGAATAAGGAAAGCACAAGAAAATGTACTCAATGTTATTAAAGCTAAGTTTAATGCACTCCCTGATGACCTTAAAGACAAAATATCAAAAATAAATGATGAAGATAAACTGGATGAAGTCTTAATTGAAGTTGTTAAAAGTAGTTCTATCGATGAAGTATATAAAATGATTTAGGCCCTTTATAGAGCCATTTTATTTTATTATGAAATTCTGTTCTTTATAGGCTTTTCTTTACGGATTCAAGCTATATTTTTCACACCAGATGGAGTTATCTTTTAACATAGTGCTACCAATCTCCAACCTTGTTTTATCTCCATAATATACTGCTCCTGGTGCATAAGCTATGATGTTTCTAATATTACTTCCAATTTTTTTTGCTTCTTTTGTATCTCTATATACCAATGGTTCTATTCTCCCTTTAATCTCCATCGTATTACTTTCTGATACATGTACATGAGCTAATAATCTGCTTTGGCTTTTTATTTCTATAATTGGTCTTTCGCCATCCATTTCTACTTCCAATGACTGAAATATTTGCGAGTTATCTTCGCTTTTACCATGAAGTTTTATACGGCCAAATCCACTTTTTCTTTCTCCACCCACCTGGATATCCCTTATATAATCCCAATTAAATGTATAACCGTCTTTTAAGAATAGATATCCAACGAGATAAGTCTTTTCACCATCTCTTGTATACGGCGAAATAAATTCTGTTTCAAAGAGATTCGATTCATCAGCTGAGTTTGAACCAATATTAATAGCTGTTGACATATAGGAATTCATAAATTTATATTCCATAAGATTGTTATTCTGTCTATCATAGTCTTCAATCCATAAATTATAATTACAAACTTTTATAGAGTATAAATCAGATTCTCCATTATCCTCCACCGCAGGATAAAAATACGATAAGGCTGTGTTATTTAGTAGCTCATCTCCGGTTTTCTCATAATCTGCAGTACCTCTTGCTGCAGTTATTCTACTTGTAAATGCGCTCCAAATCAATCTGCCAGGAACATATCCCCTTGATTTCTGCAAATTTGCAATTCTTCCATATCCGATATGCAGAGGCGAAATTATCTCAAACACAACCAGATATTGTTTCCAACCCATCCTTACCTTCACCTCGTTTTTATTTACTCGTTATTTTGGATCCCTTCTGTCAAAGTTCTATCGCTTTTACTTTTATCTCTATTTAAAGCTTTAATTGAATACCTAGTATATATCAACGCCTTTTCCATTATATCTTTCACAAACTGCATCTCGTCAAGATTATTAAGAATATTCTTTTCATTAGAAAATGCAATAGATATACACTTCATAACCTTGTCACTTTTAGACTCTTCGCCATTTGTACTGATAAGAGTTTGCAAAGGACTCAGATCACTTTGCAAATATTTATCCAACTCACACATAAGCTTAACCAATTCTGTAGCTACAATTTCTGCATATTCTTTCTCATTTTTTTTACGTGAACAAAGATACAAAAAACAAGCATAGATTCCCTGACTCTGAAGTGTCCCAAGGGATTTTGTAACTATATTCTCCGCATTCTTCAAGTTATCCGCAATTTTATCATTACTTACAATATTGAAAGCAGCTTTCGCAACATAACAGTCAACATTATTAATAACCTTAGACATTTGCATCATCCTCTCCACCAACTACACCAACCTTTTTTATTCTGCCAAATCCCCTAGTACCCATACCACCAACTCCCAGTATTTCCATCATATCTATACCCTTTTCAACTACATCTATTGGCCACTTTATCTCATCAGATTTTATTACATCACTAAATTTACCTCTATAATCATTCTGAATGACATCCATCATAAGATATGCAGATCTTGGAATTGCCTCATAAGTAAATAAGGCTTTACCTTCTGCCGTCCCCGTTCGCGGATTTATTGAAACTGAAGTCCTCACTTCTAAATTTGAGTTTACAACAACAGAAAATGTTTTGTCACTTACTAAATAAATCCTGCCTAATATGTCACCTGCAAATTTTTTCATAATATCGTTTATGTGATCATAATTTTCCTCTCTAAGATTAAGAAGCAACCAGCCTACGTTTAGATATTTTTTCTTATCATCGGCTTTATTAGCTTCATAACTACATAACTTCATTATTTCATCGTCATTTATAGTTAATTTAGTATCAGTATGACATTTATCAGTTTTCTCAAGAGAAACTGCTCTCTCTAATAGATAAGGTGTAGTGATCCATATAGGTCCTATCATAGAATAAACAGGAAAGAATAAAATCTCTGCATCAAAAATACTCACTACTCCGCTGTACCCACCAGTTTCTTTATCATTGGCATATCCAAATGTATAGCAGATAGGACATGAATCTTCTTTACAATATGCACTGCCAGCAGTATCTGCTCCAGAACAATTTGGCCTATCATATGCTATAGCTGCATATGCCCTTATAGCACCGGACATACTTGTTCCTGGTATTTTAGGAATATTTGTTCCCGGCTCTCTAACAATAGAAAGATCCACTCCTCCCAATCTATAATCACCCGTCCCAACATGTATGGGATCCAAAGACATCAAAATATATTTTCTTTGAACAATGTTAGGCATTTTACAATTACTCCTTCCTCTTCAATATTTTTATAAATATTTCAAACGCAGCATCAAAGATTCCATTTTTAAAACAGTTAACCAGTTTAGCTATATCTTCGTTTGTCAGGTCTTCCAAACCGTCCGTATTTAATATGGCACTCCTGATATAGAAAGTAATAACATCACTGCTATTTTCTTCTCCATCCTTAAGTTTGCCTCTCCACATAGATAATGTTTCATTTAATTGGTATATCTGGGATTTGGATAAGCTTTTAAATATCTTCCAAATATAATCCATTTCATCTATATTATCAATAAGTTGCGGTTTCAAATCATTATTTATCCTTTTACCATTTTTGTAAATAACCTCAAACCTTCTATTACCTGTGCTGAGCCATTCATAATCATAAAATGAAGGATTAATTTTTACATAATCACCTCTCCCAAGTTCTTCTGGATGCACAAAATAATGAACTTCATCAGAAACAGAATCGTTATATATATAAATCTTATTGAAATTAGGCGATATCTTATTTTCATCAATCTCTATAAAAGTATAGTATTTGTTGTTAGGATTTGCCTCGCACACATTAATCTTATAACATTTTTCCAACTGTATAATTTTATCAAACTGTGTAGAGTTTCCACTCTGTACTTGCATATCTCTATCAATAATTTGAATCACAGGAAGAGATAATCTTGTGTCACTTTTTCCCATAGCTCTTATTGATGCATCAATGGCCGTTCTTATGGGTGTATTTTTTTGGAAGTATATAATATTTATATGAAATGGAAGTCTGTTTTTCACAAGGCCCATTTCACTTATATATTTTTCATATATCGCTTTCGCAAAAGCATAGGCATTCTCAGCAGGAATAACAGCCATAAAATTCTGTGGTTCTGCAATAACAGGTATAGCAGGTGTATATTCTGTTTCATCTATAGCAACGGTTGCCTTATTTATTTGGGCTATATTTGTACTCTTACGCCCATATTCTGCAGAAAGATTTACATCCAAAGGTTCCTTTATATTCATCACATATTCTTTTAGATATTCCAGCGGGTCATCTTGTTTGTCTATCTTATTAGGGTCAATTAATGATGCTATATAATATGGATTATCTATCATTATCAATCTGCATTTTTCTTTATCATATACAACATGTATCTTTACCTTTTGGGTTAATGGTATTTCATACGCCACTCCGTCTACAAGTTTACCATCTTGATTTGTTATATTGCATATACAAAGCCTACCTCTTCTTTTCTGCATATCGCCTCTTATTAATACGTCATTATAAAACTCTTTTGTTGTTTCCCATATTCTCCTATACCGTGCAAAAGAAGTTGACCTTGTCAGTATGTTGTCACATATATCTTCCTCTTTATTCATTTCATCCACAACAAAGAAATCAAAACCCTTTTCAGAACCATATAATGTATAAAGGAATAATTCTTTTACTTTATTTGCAGCATCTTCCTTATCTGCTATCATTTCAGTTTTGCTCTGGATTTTAAAATTTACCCCATAAGCCTTTATAAACCCCATGTCTTGAGGTAACTCATCCTTTAATTTGATTAAATATCCTGCATTGCCGACTCTGTTGATATCCATAATGTTATATTTTTGGCCTTCATAATTGAATTTACCACTTGTAATTTTATCATTTTTATTATTGATTATTATTAATGGAATTTGTTCATCTATATAAATTGCAGTATCGACTTCTTTTGCTCTATACATCAATTTATAAAAACCCGTCTTCGGTATTGCAGTTTTATCAACAAATGAAATTCGAAAACACTTTTTATTTTTCATGTATTCTTTACTATCTGCAAGATAAATCAGGCCATTCCTTATATATTCATCAAGATCAAAACTGCTTGAAACTACTGCAGCTCTGCCATTTCTGTCACCAACCTCATCTATCCATACTGTTCCATCAAGATTCTTAAGCCATTTTTTACTGCGACTGTTTTCCCCTCTTGTCCTGTTATAGCAATCATCACATATATTTGCCTTATTCTTATTTTTTAAAGGCCGTACCCCACAAACTGGACAAATTTCATATCCACTGTTTTTTGAATCCTTTCCCCACTTTTCATCAAAGAAACTACGATTATAGTTTATCTCTTGGGTAGCAGCTATAATATCCAGTACTACTCTGCCTATATACCTAGGATCTTTAGTCTTTTTTTGGCTTACAAAGACATCTTCATAATTTTTATTAATATTCCTACCCTCAAAACTCAGATGGGGATTTAACTTTTCATCTATCATATTTTTTATACAATCAGATGTCGGTATTATGTATATCGCCCCATTTTCATCTCTGTATATTTCATTTCCAACTGCCAATTTATACTCTATCACTTCTTTATAATAATCTAATTTGTCGGTAAATTCGTCCTTTAGTGCAAGTATCGTCGGAATATCTGATATATTGCTGATAATCTCTGACCAGTTTAACCTTAAAGATAATACACTCACCTTTACATTTTCATCAAATATCTTATCTATATTATTATCAACAATACAATTCCACATAATAGCCTTAAACATGGAGGCTGCTACACATGCTGTATCCCAAACCGTAACATCATTTATAGGTTTTCGAGTATCTGCTGGAACAAGAGAAAAGAGCAACTTCAATTTATTCTTGACATCCCTATATTCTTTGATAAAATCATCCTCTGGCTCAAAATTACATCCCTTAATTACACATTCAGCACATTTACGTATTGGTTCAACCACATCAACCAACGAGCTGATAGAGCCGCATCTGGTATATTCTCTTATCTTGCAATCTTTGCATTTTTTCTCTATTTGAAAGCTGCTTAGCGCATTTATGATACTTTTTATACTTTTTTCATAGCCAAACGGGGTGGCTATACTTATAGGGCCATCTTTCTCAGCCTTTAAGCTGCTCGACTCATCATCTCCACGTTTATCCATCCCTGATGCATATCCATGAGTAGAGTTTAATAAATGCAAAATATATGGATAACGATCATCAAATATCTTATATGCATAAGACTCTTTTATTTTCTCTTCTTTTTCAGCATAAAGGCCCTTTTCCCCTTGTCCAAGATATTCAATAAAATCTCCAAGCCGATATGTTATACCATTGTCAAATGGAGATGGTAGTTCAATAAATTTCCTCTTCAATATCTCCTTTGTCTCATGATCCAAAACATCAAAATCTCTTTTTAGCTTGTCTGGCTCATTTTCATCTATCATTTTTTTTGCTTTTTTATATGTCTGGCAATCGTTTAAATCTGCCACTGCAAAAATCCTATTCTTAATGTCCTCATAGGCTATCCCAATAATATGTTCATATTCAAAATCACTACAATTATTATCGTGGAGTTGATAATAATAAAATTGTTGACTCACCTTTCCGAGCTCATGCAGTAGCACACCTAGTTCACACAATAAGACCTTATATCTTACGTTTTCTATATTTTCGCGGTTGTCGCTCATTGTACCACCTCGTTTTTAGGGTTTAGATTTAATTGCCATTTTACAGCTTTTTCTGTTTCTAAGCTTATTATATTTATCTTCCCATAACCTGATTTCCTTTTAGATCCAATTCCCAACTTTTTGAGGTAGTCTAAAAAGACGTTTATCATTTTAAACATCTGGTCAGATTCGTAAATTTTTTCCTCTTCTGTCAACTTTGATGAGATATTATATGGAAAATATAAAAGAGAAAATTTCCCAGTAGAACCTTCTCTCACTGCTTCAAATATTATAGGTACACTCCCTGATCCATCTCTTCTATTTCTTATATGCGGATTTAATACCTCATATTTTATTAAGTTACCCTTTCCTTCATCAAAAAATGTTGGTGTAATGACCAATCTACCGCGCAATAATGCTAAGTTTTCCGTATCCTCTGTGTCAAAATACTCTTTTATCCTATCTTTAAAACCCTTTTCTAAAATCTTGTCATTTTTAGCAAGGCCGTATGGAACACTCAATATATTACTTTCTCCATGATAGTTTCCAAATAAAAGTAAGATAAGCATAAGATAATTAATCTTTTCATCCTGCGATATCGATGAATACGA
Coding sequences:
- a CDS encoding preprotein translocase subunit SecB — protein: MINSNQVLADFQFIGNRVSNFKIETRDIRIDKEKINVTYDFDYEIKEIKELEDRYTGYLEFITIIKAKFKKTVFLKIDLTMEGAFIGNIQKLKKEEFINMLELNGLTALSQLSRAYILSVTALSGITPPVKLPMINVFKLIQQKKEREINNK
- a CDS encoding KTSC domain-containing protein — translated: MERQNVQSSNLRSIGYDQTTQTLEIEFNNGGIYQYYNVPQIIYEGLLNASSHGKFFHQYIKDIKVAKITYK
- a CDS encoding RAMP superfamily CRISPR-associated protein, encoding MGWKQYLVVFEIISPLHIGYGRIANLQKSRGYVPGRLIWSAFTSRITAARGTADYEKTGDELLNNTALSYFYPAVEDNGESDLYSIKVCNYNLWIEDYDRQNNNLMEYKFMNSYMSTAINIGSNSADESNLFETEFISPYTRDGEKTYLVGYLFLKDGYTFNWDYIRDIQVGGERKSGFGRIKLHGKSEDNSQIFQSLEVEMDGERPIIEIKSQSRLLAHVHVSESNTMEIKGRIEPLVYRDTKEAKKIGSNIRNIIAYAPGAVYYGDKTRLEIGSTMLKDNSIWCEKYSLNP
- the cmr4 gene encoding type III-B CRISPR module RAMP protein Cmr4, with the protein product MPNIVQRKYILMSLDPIHVGTGDYRLGGVDLSIVREPGTNIPKIPGTSMSGAIRAYAAIAYDRPNCSGADTAGSAYCKEDSCPICYTFGYANDKETGGYSGVVSIFDAEILFFPVYSMIGPIWITTPYLLERAVSLEKTDKCHTDTKLTINDDEIMKLCSYEANKADDKKKYLNVGWLLLNLREENYDHINDIMKKFAGDILGRIYLVSDKTFSVVVNSNLEVRTSVSINPRTGTAEGKALFTYEAIPRSAYLMMDVIQNDYRGKFSDVIKSDEIKWPIDVVEKGIDMMEILGVGGMGTRGFGRIKKVGVVGGEDDANV
- a CDS encoding CRISPR-associated protein Csx11, which produces MSDNRENIENVRYKVLLCELGVLLHELGKVSQQFYYYQLHDNNCSDFEYEHIIGIAYEDIKNRIFAVADLNDCQTYKKAKKMIDENEPDKLKRDFDVLDHETKEILKRKFIELPSPFDNGITYRLGDFIEYLGQGEKGLYAEKEEKIKESYAYKIFDDRYPYILHLLNSTHGYASGMDKRGDDESSSLKAEKDGPISIATPFGYEKSIKSIINALSSFQIEKKCKDCKIREYTRCGSISSLVDVVEPIRKCAECVIKGCNFEPEDDFIKEYRDVKNKLKLLFSLVPADTRKPINDVTVWDTACVAASMFKAIMWNCIVDNNIDKIFDENVKVSVLSLRLNWSEIISNISDIPTILALKDEFTDKLDYYKEVIEYKLAVGNEIYRDENGAIYIIPTSDCIKNMIDEKLNPHLSFEGRNINKNYEDVFVSQKKTKDPRYIGRVVLDIIAATQEINYNRSFFDEKWGKDSKNSGYEICPVCGVRPLKNKNKANICDDCYNRTRGENSRSKKWLKNLDGTVWIDEVGDRNGRAAVVSSSFDLDEYIRNGLIYLADSKEYMKNKKCFRISFVDKTAIPKTGFYKLMYRAKEVDTAIYIDEQIPLIIINNKNDKITSGKFNYEGQKYNIMDINRVGNAGYLIKLKDELPQDMGFIKAYGVNFKIQSKTEMIADKEDAANKVKELFLYTLYGSEKGFDFFVVDEMNKEEDICDNILTRSTSFARYRRIWETTKEFYNDVLIRGDMQKRRGRLCICNITNQDGKLVDGVAYEIPLTQKVKIHVVYDKEKCRLIMIDNPYYIASLIDPNKIDKQDDPLEYLKEYVMNIKEPLDVNLSAEYGRKSTNIAQINKATVAIDETEYTPAIPVIAEPQNFMAVIPAENAYAFAKAIYEKYISEMGLVKNRLPFHINIIYFQKNTPIRTAIDASIRAMGKSDTRLSLPVIQIIDRDMQVQSGNSTQFDKIIQLEKCYKINVCEANPNNKYYTFIEIDENKISPNFNKIYIYNDSVSDEVHYFVHPEELGRGDYVKINPSFYDYEWLSTGNRRFEVIYKNGKRINNDLKPQLIDNIDEMDYIWKIFKSLSKSQIYQLNETLSMWRGKLKDGEENSSDVITFYIRSAILNTDGLEDLTNEDIAKLVNCFKNGIFDAAFEIFIKILKRKE
- a CDS encoding helix-turn-helix domain-containing protein, whose amino-acid sequence is MGNKLELGDAWKLIDELADESTKAKFELDDILYDISMKIFEFRVKNNWTQKQLAEKLGIKQSMVSKLESGQYNPTVEQLWKISKKLGWNFKIIFGEEDDKPQIWDTVNFEESQNDETDRILEKELAVGA
- a CDS encoding RAMP superfamily CRISPR-associated protein; its protein translation is MYDFISYFMSRLYNGLNKNQVQESKLMRAQFMRLLNEKSLFEEANIDNDDYNDYVLKTLNSIDNQLIKKFAFNEINTAALQDVNLPWFKMDISFQLLSPYISKDDTVFYVNDNPIKKDVVFKLPYISPSSMKGYLRNAAYYYLNEKFSYSSISQDEKINYLMLILLLFGNYHGESNILSVPYGLAKNDKILEKGFKDRIKEYFDTEDTENLALLRGRLVITPTFFDEGKGNLIKYEVLNPHIRNRRDGSGSVPIIFEAVREGSTGKFSLLYFPYNISSKLTEEEKIYESDQMFKMINVFLDYLKKLGIGSKRKSGYGKINIISLETEKAVKWQLNLNPKNEVVQ